In Ahaetulla prasina isolate Xishuangbanna chromosome 6, ASM2864084v1, whole genome shotgun sequence, a single window of DNA contains:
- the KIFBP gene encoding KIF-binding protein: protein MAAAAEAAEWASLCETFRSALNLSYVESKKDPDTEPYRSKYSARELLEGLKQLLGAGEAEGARGPGEEEEESEGEQRLRAVRLAAVEYELGVNHTDTQECSAGEEHLAKCLQLLERHRLSRDCVSLYIQAQNNLGILWSERNDIKTAQTYLESAEALYNQYMKENGNPPLDSSEHFMTEEKLSDQERSKRFEKVYTHTLYYLAQVYQHLEMTEKAAQYCHTTLKRQLEYSGYYPIEWALNAAILSQYYLTKQCFMESRHCLAAASVIIGQAGQMPSAEDNESEQDQQDLRQKKAEIARCWIKYCLNLLQEAQKLLKDNIGELDPDRQVELKAQQEKEEDEKEKERKKAVLFGTSDLCDSILAMEEKVSCVFPLDFKEAREVFLVGQNYVNEAKEFFQVDGYVTDHIEIVQDHSALFKMLAFFEEDFERRCKMHKRRIDMLEPLYSGLNPQYYLLLTRQLQFELADTYYEMMDLKVAIGNKLEELDSHTVKKINSLAQMAMKFYELFLDSLRSPDKIFPETLEEDVLRPAMVAKFHIARLYGKLITADGKKQLENMQTSLEYYSFLVDYCEKHTEAVQAIETELELSKEMVDLLPARMERLKAKLLTST from the exons ATGGCGGCAGCGGCTGAGGCGGCCGAGTGGGCCTCGCTGTGCGAAACTTTCCGCAGCGCCCTCAACCTCTCCTACGTGGAGTCCAAGAAGGACCCGGACACCGAGCCCTACCGCTCCAAGTACAGCGCGCGGGAGCTGCTCGAAGGCCTCAAGCAGCTGCTGGGCGCCGGGGAGGCCGAAGGCGCCCGAGGCcctggcgaggaggaggaggagtcggaGGGCGAGCAGCGGCTACGCGCCGTGCGGCTGGCCGCGGTCGAATACGAGCTCGGGGTGAACCACACCGACACCCAGGAGTGCTCGGCCGGCGAGGAGCACCTGGCCAAGTGCCTGCAGCTGCTGGAGCGGCACCGCCTCTCCCGCGACTGCGTCTCCCTCTACATCCAGGCCCAG AATAATCTGGGTATCCTCTGGTCAGAAAGAAATGACATTAAAACAGCACAGACTTATCTGGAATCTGCAGAGGCTTTATATAATCAGTACATGAAAGAG AATGGGAACCCTCCACTTGATTCCAGCGAGCACTTCATGACAGAAGAGAAACTCTCAGACCAAGAGCGATCAAAAAG GTTTGAGAAAGTCTATACTCATACACTGTATTATCTGGCCCAAGTCTACCAACACCTGGAAATGACTGAGAAAGCTGCACAATATTGCCACACCACTCTCAAAAGGCAGCTTGAGTATAGTGGCTACTACCCAATAGAATGGGCTCTCAATGCAGCCATTCTGTCTCAATATTATCTCACCAAG CAATGTTTCATGGAATCCAGGCATTGTTTAGCAGCTGCCAGTGTCATCATTGGCCAAGCTGGACAGATGCCATCGGCAGAAGACA acgaATCGGAACAAGACCAGCAAGATCTTCGACAGAAAAAAGCTGAAATTGCGAGATGTTGGATTAAATACTGTTTGAACCTGTTACAGGAGGCCCAAAAGCTGCTTAAG GACAACATTGGGGAGCTGGATCCAGACAGGCAAGTGGAACTGAAAGCCCagcaggaaaaagaggaggacgagaaggaaaaagaaagaaagaaagctgttcTTTTTGGAACTAGTGATTTGTGTGATTCTATTTTGGCCATGGAAGAGAAAGTGAGTTGTGTGTTTCCATTAGACTTCAAAGAAGCCAGAGAAGTCTTCCTAGTAGGTCAGAACTATGTCAATGAAGCAAAAGAGTTCTTTCAGGTAGATGGGTATGTCACTGATCACATCGAAATTGTCCAGGACCACAGTGCTTTGTTTAAAATGCTGGCTTTCTTTGAAGAAGATTTTGAGAGGCGTTGCAAGATGCATAAGCGTAGGATCGATATGCTGGAGCCACTGTACTCGGGCTTAAATCCTCAGTATTATCTGCTGCTCACTAGGCAACTTCAGTTTGAATTGGCAGATACTTATTATGAGATGATGGATTTAAAAGTGGCCATTGGCAATAAActagaagagcttgactcccacaccgtaaagaaaataaattcccTTGCTCAAATGGCCATGAAGTTCTATGAACTCTTCTTAGACTCACTGAGGAGCCCTGATAAGATCTTCCCAGAGACACTTGAGGAAGATGTCCTGCGCCCTGCAATGGTGGCCAAATTTCATATCGCACGCCTTTATGGCAAGCTTATTACGGCAGATGGCAAAAAGCAGTTGGAGAACATGCAGACCTCCTTGGAATATTACTCATTTCTAGTAGATTATTGTGAGAAACACACTGAGGCAGTCCAAGCTATTGAAACGGAGCTAGAACTGAGTAAAGAAATGGTTGATCTACTTCCAGCCCGAATGGAAAGGCTAAAAGCAAAGCTATTGACTTCCACAtaa